In one Bradyrhizobium cosmicum genomic region, the following are encoded:
- a CDS encoding class I adenylate-forming enzyme family protein, with product MDWSYSQIPPMRLEARFGDRVVPAFCDRPMSLWAMVADACARNADGEALIAGNVRLSWRQAVERATRIAAGFRKLGLQRGDRVAILLGNRIEFPLLLFAAAHEGLVTVLLGTRQQKPEIAYVLADCGARILIHEAALAERLPDELDVPDVVHRIAIDDDPALSRFAKFADNPPAPAPVEVDEEDTAMILYTSGTTGKPKGAMLAHCNIVHSSMVFVSCLQLTSADRSIAAVPLGHVTGVVANITTMVRCGGALIIMPEFKAAEYLKLAARERVTYTVMVPAMYNLCLLQPDFDTYDLSSWRIGGFGGAPMPVATIEKLKATIPGLKLANCYGSTETTSPSTIMPGELTASHIDSVGLPCPGARIVAMGTDGRELPHSEIGELWIQSASVIKGYWNNPKATAESFTGGFWHSGDLGSVDAEGFVRVFDRQKDMINRGGLKIYSAEVESVLAGHPAVIESAIVAKACPVLGERVHAVVVTRGPVAGEALRAWCAERLSDYKVPETMTITAEPLPRNANGKVLKRQLRELLGA from the coding sequence ATGGACTGGTCGTATTCTCAGATTCCGCCGATGCGGCTCGAGGCGCGCTTTGGTGATCGGGTGGTGCCGGCCTTCTGCGATCGGCCGATGAGCCTGTGGGCGATGGTTGCGGACGCCTGCGCCCGCAATGCCGATGGCGAAGCGCTGATCGCAGGCAATGTTCGCCTGAGCTGGCGACAGGCGGTGGAGCGGGCCACGCGGATCGCTGCGGGCTTTCGCAAGCTGGGGCTCCAGCGCGGCGACCGTGTCGCGATCCTGCTCGGCAACCGCATCGAATTTCCGCTGTTGTTGTTCGCCGCCGCGCATGAGGGGTTGGTCACGGTGCTGCTCGGCACGCGCCAGCAGAAGCCGGAGATCGCCTATGTGCTCGCCGATTGCGGCGCCAGGATCCTGATCCACGAGGCGGCGCTCGCGGAACGCCTGCCCGACGAGTTGGACGTGCCCGATGTGGTCCACCGCATCGCCATCGATGATGATCCGGCGCTCTCGCGTTTCGCCAAATTCGCTGACAACCCGCCGGCACCAGCGCCGGTCGAGGTCGACGAAGAGGACACCGCGATGATCCTCTACACCTCGGGTACGACCGGCAAGCCGAAGGGCGCGATGCTCGCCCATTGCAACATCGTCCATTCCTCGATGGTGTTCGTCTCCTGCCTGCAATTGACCTCGGCGGACCGTTCGATCGCGGCGGTGCCGCTCGGTCATGTCACCGGCGTCGTCGCCAACATCACGACGATGGTCCGCTGCGGCGGTGCGCTGATCATCATGCCGGAGTTCAAGGCCGCCGAATATCTCAAGCTCGCCGCGCGTGAACGCGTCACCTACACGGTAATGGTTCCGGCGATGTACAATCTCTGCCTGCTCCAGCCCGATTTCGACACCTACGATCTGTCGAGCTGGCGCATCGGCGGCTTCGGCGGCGCGCCGATGCCGGTCGCGACCATCGAGAAGCTCAAGGCCACGATTCCCGGCCTGAAGCTCGCGAATTGCTACGGCTCGACCGAGACGACATCGCCCTCGACGATCATGCCGGGCGAATTGACGGCGAGCCACATCGACAGCGTCGGTCTGCCGTGTCCGGGTGCGCGCATCGTCGCGATGGGGACGGACGGGCGCGAGCTGCCCCACAGCGAGATCGGCGAGCTCTGGATCCAGAGCGCCTCCGTCATCAAGGGCTATTGGAACAACCCGAAGGCCACGGCCGAGAGCTTCACCGGCGGATTCTGGCACTCCGGCGATCTCGGTTCGGTCGATGCCGAGGGGTTCGTCCGCGTGTTCGACCGGCAGAAGGACATGATCAACCGGGGTGGACTGAAGATCTATTCCGCCGAGGTCGAATCCGTGCTGGCCGGCCACCCCGCGGTGATCGAGAGCGCGATCGTTGCCAAGGCATGTCCGGTGCTGGGCGAGCGCGTCCACGCCGTGGTGGTAACGCGCGGGCCGGTCGCCGGTGAAGCCCTGCGGGCCTGGTGCGCCGAGCGGCTGTCCGACTACAAGGTCCCCGAAACGATGACGATCACCGCCGAGCCGTTGCCCCGGAACGCCAATGGCAAGGTGCTGAAGCGGCAGTTGCGGGAGCTGCTGGGAGCCTGA
- a CDS encoding NnrU family protein, whose product MGLLVMILGLVLFFGPHIFTTKRDARAQAIARLGEGTYKILYAVVSLAGLALIIWGFANYRATGWIDVWYPPKAMKHITIALMLPAVILVVASYLRGRIYATLKHPMLAGIKLWAAAHLLANGDLGSMILFGSFLGWAVYDRISLKHRTDGGGPPIPVGGVTNDLIAVAVGVVAYLALAFAFHPVVIGVPVMGG is encoded by the coding sequence GTGGGTCTGCTGGTCATGATCCTGGGGCTGGTGCTGTTTTTTGGGCCCCATATTTTCACGACGAAACGTGACGCGCGAGCTCAGGCCATCGCGCGGCTGGGCGAGGGGACTTACAAGATCCTCTATGCGGTGGTGTCGCTCGCCGGTCTGGCGCTCATTATCTGGGGCTTTGCCAATTATCGCGCGACCGGCTGGATCGACGTCTGGTATCCGCCGAAGGCGATGAAGCACATCACCATCGCGCTGATGCTCCCCGCCGTCATTCTGGTGGTTGCCTCCTATCTGCGTGGCCGTATCTACGCGACGCTGAAGCATCCGATGCTGGCCGGCATCAAGCTGTGGGCTGCGGCGCACCTGCTCGCCAACGGTGACCTCGGCTCGATGATCCTGTTCGGATCCTTTCTGGGCTGGGCGGTCTATGACCGCATCTCACTAAAGCATCGCACCGACGGGGGTGGCCCTCCGATTCCCGTGGGTGGCGTCACCAACGACCTGATCGCGGTTGCGGTCGGCGTGGTCGCCTATCTGGCGCTGGCGTTTGCGTTCCATCCGGTCGTGATCGGTGTTCCCGTGATGGGCGGGTAA
- a CDS encoding peptide chain release factor 3 produces MSDIATTTAESPARSTLAAEVARRRTFAIISHPDAGKTTLTEKLLLFGGAINLAGQVKAKGERRNTRSDWMKIERERGISVVTSVMTFEFEGLVFNLLDTPGHEDFSEDTYRTLTAVDSAVMVIDAAKGIEARTRKLFEVCRLRDIPIITFINKMDRESRDVFELLDEIEKTLALDTTPMTWPVGRGRDFLGTYDVVNGGVRLLEGGGAKTGAAQQIEIAELGKLNANLDVGAVKDELELVTAASKPFELGAFREGHLTPVYFGSALRNFGVGDLLEGLGKFAPEPRAQESDQRRVEATDPRMSAFVFKIQANMDPNHRDRIAFARLCSGKLTRGMKAKLVRTGKSMPLSSPQFFFAQDRSVADEAFAGDVVGIPNHGTLRIGDTLTDGEDFNFVGVPSFAPEIVRRVRLTDAMKAKKLKEALQQMSEEGVVQVFRPRDGAPALVGVVGALQLDVLKARLEAEYSLPVEFEVSEFQLARWVSSEDRKKLDTFLAANTSSIADDVDGDPVYLARNEFYLGYARERAEGIEFTNVKDVKKKG; encoded by the coding sequence ATGTCCGACATCGCCACGACCACAGCCGAATCGCCGGCCCGTTCCACGCTTGCCGCTGAAGTGGCGCGGCGGCGGACCTTTGCGATCATCTCGCATCCTGACGCCGGCAAGACCACGCTGACCGAGAAGCTGCTGCTGTTCGGCGGCGCCATCAATCTGGCCGGCCAGGTCAAGGCCAAGGGCGAGCGGCGCAACACGCGTTCGGACTGGATGAAGATCGAGCGCGAGCGCGGCATCTCGGTCGTGACCTCAGTCATGACCTTCGAGTTCGAGGGCCTCGTGTTCAACCTCTTGGACACGCCGGGCCATGAGGACTTTTCGGAAGACACCTATCGCACGCTCACGGCGGTCGATTCCGCCGTCATGGTGATCGACGCCGCCAAGGGCATCGAGGCGCGCACCCGGAAGCTGTTCGAGGTGTGTCGTCTTCGAGATATCCCGATCATCACCTTCATCAACAAGATGGACCGCGAGAGCCGGGACGTGTTCGAGCTGCTCGACGAGATCGAGAAGACGCTGGCGCTCGACACCACACCGATGACCTGGCCCGTTGGCCGCGGCCGCGATTTTCTCGGCACCTATGACGTCGTCAATGGCGGCGTGCGCCTGCTCGAAGGCGGCGGCGCCAAAACCGGCGCGGCGCAGCAGATCGAGATCGCCGAACTCGGCAAGCTCAACGCCAACCTCGATGTCGGGGCTGTCAAGGACGAGCTCGAGCTCGTCACCGCCGCCTCGAAACCGTTCGAACTCGGCGCGTTTCGCGAGGGCCATCTGACGCCGGTCTATTTCGGCAGCGCGCTGCGCAATTTCGGTGTCGGCGATCTCCTGGAAGGCCTCGGCAAGTTCGCGCCCGAGCCGCGGGCGCAGGAGAGCGACCAGCGCAGGGTCGAAGCCACCGACCCGCGTATGAGTGCGTTCGTGTTCAAGATCCAGGCGAACATGGATCCGAACCACCGCGACCGCATCGCTTTCGCGCGGCTCTGTTCCGGCAAGCTCACCCGCGGCATGAAGGCCAAGCTGGTGCGCACCGGCAAGAGCATGCCGCTGTCGAGCCCGCAATTCTTCTTCGCGCAGGACCGCTCGGTCGCGGATGAGGCCTTTGCCGGCGACGTCGTCGGCATTCCAAATCACGGCACGTTGCGGATCGGCGATACGCTGACCGACGGCGAGGATTTCAACTTCGTCGGGGTCCCGAGCTTCGCGCCGGAAATCGTCCGCCGCGTGCGTCTCACCGACGCGATGAAGGCCAAGAAGCTGAAGGAAGCGCTTCAGCAGATGTCGGAAGAGGGCGTGGTGCAGGTGTTTCGCCCGCGCGATGGTGCGCCTGCGCTCGTCGGCGTCGTCGGCGCGCTGCAGCTCGACGTGCTGAAGGCGCGGCTGGAGGCCGAGTATTCGCTGCCGGTCGAGTTCGAGGTCAGCGAGTTTCAGCTCGCGCGCTGGGTTTCCTCGGAGGATCGCAAGAAGCTCGACACCTTCCTCGCCGCGAACACGTCCAGCATTGCGGACGATGTCGACGGTGATCCCGTCTATCTGGCGCGAAACGAGTTTTATCTCGGCTACGCCCGGGAACGCGCGGAGGGGATCGAGTTCACCAACGTCAAGGACGTCAAGAAGAAGGGGTGA
- the sugE gene encoding quaternary ammonium compound efflux SMR transporter SugE → MAWSILFIAGLLEIAWAIGLKYTEGFTRLVPSALTLAAMAGSVILLGFALKSLPIGTAYAVWTGIGAVGTAALGIILFGEPATALRLASIGLIVAGIVGLKLVT, encoded by the coding sequence ATGGCCTGGAGCATCCTGTTCATCGCCGGCCTGCTGGAGATCGCCTGGGCGATCGGCCTCAAATACACCGAGGGCTTTACCAGGCTCGTTCCCTCGGCCCTCACGCTCGCGGCCATGGCCGGCAGCGTCATCCTGCTGGGCTTTGCCCTCAAATCGCTGCCGATTGGAACCGCCTATGCGGTCTGGACCGGGATCGGCGCGGTCGGCACCGCGGCGCTGGGCATCATCCTGTTCGGCGAGCCCGCCACGGCGCTCCGCCTCGCCAGCATCGGATTGATCGTCGCCGGCATTGTCGGGCTGAAGCTCGTCACCTGA
- a CDS encoding inorganic phosphate transporter has protein sequence MDAALGLPVLVGLIAVALLFDFLNGLHDAANSIATIVSTRVLRPQFAVFWAAFFNFVAFMVFGLHVAQTIGTGIIDPAIVDAQVIFAALVGAIVWNLVTWALGIPSSSSHALIGGLFGAGVAKAGVSAAVWSGLSKTVIAIVLSPLVGFLLAMVLVAIVSWASVRSTPFAVDRAFRILQFASASLYSLGHGGNDAQKTMGIIAVLLYSQGQLGGDFFVPFWVVLSCQAAMAMGTLMGGWRIVRTMGLRITKLTPMQGFCAETGGAATLFMATFLGVPVSTTHTITGAIVGVGAARRLSAVRWNVASSIVYAWVITMPASAIVAALTWWAVKIFVR, from the coding sequence GTGGATGCTGCGTTGGGTCTACCCGTCCTGGTCGGATTGATTGCCGTCGCGCTGCTGTTCGATTTCCTGAACGGCCTGCACGATGCCGCCAATTCGATCGCGACCATCGTCTCCACCCGGGTGCTGCGGCCGCAATTTGCGGTGTTTTGGGCTGCTTTCTTCAATTTCGTCGCCTTCATGGTGTTCGGGCTGCACGTCGCCCAGACTATCGGCACCGGCATCATCGATCCCGCGATCGTCGATGCGCAGGTGATCTTCGCGGCCCTCGTCGGCGCCATCGTCTGGAACCTCGTGACCTGGGCGCTCGGCATTCCATCATCGTCGTCGCACGCGCTGATCGGCGGGTTGTTCGGTGCAGGCGTCGCCAAGGCCGGGGTTTCGGCGGCGGTCTGGAGCGGATTGTCGAAGACGGTGATCGCGATCGTCCTCTCCCCGCTGGTCGGATTCCTGCTGGCGATGGTGCTGGTGGCGATCGTGTCCTGGGCGTCGGTGCGGTCGACGCCGTTCGCGGTCGACCGCGCCTTCCGCATCCTGCAGTTCGCGTCCGCATCGCTCTATTCGCTCGGCCATGGTGGTAACGACGCGCAGAAGACCATGGGCATCATCGCCGTGCTGCTCTATTCGCAGGGCCAACTCGGCGGCGATTTCTTCGTGCCGTTCTGGGTCGTGCTGTCGTGCCAGGCAGCGATGGCGATGGGGACGCTGATGGGCGGCTGGCGCATCGTGCGCACGATGGGATTACGCATTACCAAATTGACGCCGATGCAGGGCTTTTGCGCCGAAACCGGTGGCGCCGCTACGCTGTTCATGGCGACCTTCCTCGGGGTTCCCGTCTCGACCACCCATACCATCACCGGCGCCATCGTCGGCGTCGGCGCAGCCCGCCGCCTCTCGGCGGTGCGCTGGAACGTCGCCAGCTCGATCGTCTATGCCTGGGTGATCACGATGCCAGCCTCGGCGATCGTCGCGGCTCTGACCTGGTGGGCGGTCAAGATCTTCGTCAGGTGA
- a CDS encoding DUF47 domain-containing protein has translation MMRWFRAFLPKEERFFDLFDRHAKTVIQGSIALQGMLNGGEETPVYCQRVNQFENDADNITREVLTAVRRTFITPFDRGDIKNLITSMDDAIDQMQQTAKAVMLFEVRTFEPPMREIGGLLIECANLVGRALPLMQEIGKNVAMLTAITEELTKLEGRVDDLHDIGMKELFLKHRDGSAMDFIVGVEIYDHLEKVADRFDDVANEINSIVIEQV, from the coding sequence ATGATGCGATGGTTTCGCGCTTTCCTGCCCAAGGAAGAACGGTTCTTCGACTTGTTCGACCGCCACGCCAAGACCGTGATCCAGGGTTCGATCGCGCTTCAGGGCATGCTCAACGGGGGTGAGGAGACGCCGGTCTACTGTCAGCGCGTCAACCAGTTCGAGAACGACGCCGACAACATCACCCGTGAAGTGCTGACGGCGGTGCGCCGCACCTTCATCACCCCGTTCGACCGCGGCGACATCAAGAACCTCATCACGTCGATGGACGATGCGATCGACCAGATGCAGCAGACCGCCAAGGCCGTGATGCTGTTCGAGGTCCGCACTTTCGAGCCGCCGATGCGCGAGATCGGCGGGCTTCTGATCGAATGCGCCAATCTGGTCGGCCGTGCGCTGCCGCTGATGCAGGAGATCGGCAAGAACGTCGCGATGCTGACCGCGATTACGGAAGAACTGACCAAGCTCGAGGGCCGGGTCGACGATCTCCACGACATCGGGATGAAGGAGCTGTTCCTGAAGCATCGCGACGGCAGCGCAATGGATTTCATCGTCGGCGTCGAGATCTACGATCACCTCGAGAAGGTGGCCGACCGTTTCGACGACGTCGCGAACGAGATCAACAGCATCGTCATCGAGCAAGTGTAG
- a CDS encoding branched-chain amino acid ABC transporter permease, with product MTALTDDTLPVAPRAIRDEMIVFVVMALLLAAVPFSGIYPFFVMQALCFALLACAFNLLIGYGGLLSFGHAMFLGTAGYCSAHALKVWALPPELGILVGVAGAFVLSLITGYISIRRQGIYFSMITLALSQLLYFIYLQAPFTHGEDGIQGIPQGRMFGLFDLSKPTTLYYVVLVGFLAGFLLIYRIINSPFGEVLKAIRENEPRAISLGYRTDQYKFLAFVLSGTLAGFAGSLKVFVAQNASLTDVHWSMSGEVVLMTLVGGLGTIFGPVVGAFAIIAMQQYLAGFGQWVTVIQGSIFVVCVLTFRRGVIGEIAHYFRRSL from the coding sequence ATGACAGCCTTGACGGACGACACGCTGCCGGTAGCCCCGCGCGCTATTCGCGACGAGATGATCGTATTCGTGGTGATGGCGCTGCTGCTGGCCGCGGTGCCATTCAGCGGCATTTACCCGTTCTTCGTGATGCAGGCGCTGTGCTTCGCGCTGCTCGCCTGCGCCTTCAATCTTCTGATCGGCTATGGTGGCCTGTTGTCGTTCGGTCACGCCATGTTCCTCGGCACGGCCGGCTATTGCAGTGCGCATGCGCTGAAGGTGTGGGCGCTGCCTCCGGAACTCGGCATCCTCGTCGGCGTCGCCGGCGCCTTCGTGCTCTCGCTCATCACCGGCTACATCTCGATCCGCCGCCAGGGCATCTACTTCTCGATGATCACGCTGGCGCTGTCGCAGCTGCTCTACTTCATCTACCTCCAGGCACCGTTCACCCATGGCGAGGACGGCATCCAGGGCATCCCGCAAGGGCGCATGTTCGGCCTGTTCGATCTCTCCAAGCCGACGACTCTGTACTACGTCGTGCTGGTCGGCTTCCTTGCCGGCTTCCTGCTGATCTACCGCATCATCAATTCGCCGTTCGGCGAGGTGCTGAAGGCGATCCGCGAGAACGAGCCCCGCGCGATCTCGCTCGGCTACCGGACCGACCAGTACAAGTTCCTGGCGTTCGTCCTGTCGGGCACGCTCGCCGGCTTTGCCGGTTCGCTCAAGGTGTTCGTGGCGCAGAACGCCTCGCTCACCGACGTGCACTGGTCGATGTCGGGCGAGGTCGTGTTGATGACGCTGGTCGGCGGTCTCGGCACCATCTTCGGTCCCGTGGTCGGCGCCTTCGCGATCATCGCCATGCAGCAATATCTGGCGGGGTTCGGCCAGTGGGTGACGGTGATCCAGGGCTCGATCTTCGTGGTCTGCGTGCTCACCTTCCGCCGTGGCGTCATCGGAGAAATCGCGCATTACTTCCGGCGGTCTCTCTAA
- a CDS encoding branched-chain amino acid ABC transporter permease — protein sequence MQALYAQLLVGLINGSFYALLSLGLAVIFGMLNIINFAHGAVYMMGAFVAYFLLNLGGINYWWALLIAPIIVGIFGMILERTMLQWLTGLDHLYGLLLTFGIALIVQGVFQNYFGSSGLPYAIPDQLKGGMNLGFMFLPVYRGWVVIFSLVVCIATWFLIEKTRLGAYLRAATENPTLVRAFGVNVPRMITLTYGLGVGLAALAGVLSAPINQVRPLMGADLIIVVFAVVVIGGMGSIMGSIITGFALGVIEGLTKYFYPEASNTVVFVLMVLVLLVKPTGLTGRAA from the coding sequence ATGCAGGCTCTTTACGCTCAGCTACTGGTGGGACTGATCAACGGCTCGTTTTACGCGCTGCTCAGTCTCGGGCTCGCCGTGATCTTCGGCATGCTCAACATCATCAATTTCGCCCATGGCGCGGTCTACATGATGGGTGCCTTCGTCGCCTATTTTCTGTTGAACCTCGGCGGCATTAATTACTGGTGGGCGCTGCTGATCGCGCCGATCATCGTCGGCATCTTCGGCATGATCCTGGAACGGACCATGCTGCAATGGCTGACCGGGCTCGATCATCTCTACGGCCTGCTGCTGACCTTCGGCATCGCCCTAATCGTGCAGGGCGTGTTCCAGAACTACTTCGGCTCGTCCGGCCTGCCTTACGCCATTCCGGACCAGCTCAAGGGCGGCATGAATCTCGGCTTCATGTTCCTGCCCGTCTATCGCGGCTGGGTCGTCATCTTCTCGCTGGTGGTGTGTATCGCTACCTGGTTCCTGATCGAGAAGACGCGGCTCGGCGCTTACCTGCGCGCCGCCACTGAAAATCCGACGCTGGTGCGCGCCTTCGGCGTCAACGTGCCGCGCATGATCACCCTGACCTACGGTCTTGGCGTCGGCCTTGCCGCGCTCGCCGGCGTGCTCTCGGCGCCGATCAACCAGGTGCGGCCCCTGATGGGCGCTGACCTCATCATCGTGGTGTTCGCGGTGGTCGTGATCGGCGGCATGGGATCGATCATGGGCTCCATCATCACCGGCTTCGCACTCGGTGTGATCGAGGGCCTGACCAAGTATTTCTACCCCGAGGCCTCCAACACCGTCGTGTTCGTGCTGATGGTGCTGGTGCTCTTGGTGAAGCCAACGGGATTGACGGGAAGGGCGGCCTGA